In the Ensifer adhaerens genome, one interval contains:
- a CDS encoding SDR family NAD(P)-dependent oxidoreductase produces the protein MKRFEDKVAIVTGGGGGIGSAIARRLADEGALVVVSDVAAEAADAVAAEIVSAGGSAVAIAADISRKEPCFGLIEEAFALRKRIDVLVNNAGINRRGNLLSLTDDDWSLSFAVNLDSMFHLCRATLPHMIEAGGGTIVNTASQWGLYPAPNHIAYNTTKAAVAAFTQNLARDYAPNKIRVNAVCPGEIHTPMLEAGVKRSGRTIADLDRLVPFGRIGKPEEVAALVAFLASDEAAFICGSLVEITGAQAVA, from the coding sequence ATGAAGAGGTTCGAGGACAAGGTGGCGATCGTGACCGGCGGTGGAGGCGGCATCGGTTCCGCGATAGCGCGGCGGCTGGCGGACGAGGGTGCATTGGTCGTCGTCTCGGATGTTGCTGCTGAAGCAGCGGACGCTGTCGCCGCAGAGATCGTCTCCGCCGGTGGTTCCGCGGTCGCGATTGCTGCAGACATCTCGCGGAAGGAGCCCTGTTTCGGGCTGATCGAAGAAGCGTTTGCGCTGAGAAAGCGCATCGACGTGCTGGTCAACAACGCCGGCATCAATCGCCGCGGCAATCTCCTGTCGTTGACCGACGACGACTGGAGCCTGAGTTTCGCGGTCAATCTCGATTCGATGTTCCACCTTTGCCGGGCCACGCTGCCGCACATGATCGAGGCCGGCGGCGGTACAATCGTCAACACCGCCTCGCAATGGGGCCTCTATCCGGCGCCGAACCACATTGCTTACAACACTACCAAGGCGGCGGTCGCGGCGTTCACGCAGAACCTTGCCCGAGATTATGCGCCGAACAAGATCCGGGTGAATGCCGTGTGCCCGGGAGAAATTCACACGCCCATGCTGGAAGCCGGCGTGAAACGATCGGGGCGCACCATTGCCGACCTCGACAGGCTCGTTCCCTTTGGCAGGATCGGAAAGCCGGAAGAGGTTGCCGCACTCGTCGCCTTCCTCGCATCGGACGAGGCTGCATTCATCTGTGGCTCGCTTGTCGAAATAACGGGCGCTCAGGCCGTCGCGTAA
- a CDS encoding SDR family NAD(P)-dependent oxidoreductase — MTTTTLSGQTVLVTGASGGIGAAIVRRLAEEGARPIIHYGRDRAAAEALLASIPGEGMIVQADLSADDGAFNLWRDAEARAGRIHALVNNAGIRTEISIDAEPGAWREAWQREFQVNFFAAADLCKAALKHFRAQGGGRIINMASRAGQRGYAADAMPYGATKAALVNLTKSIARSFGADGVVALAIAPGWVQTDMAEDFVAKFGKQAAVADIPIGEMAQPSEIAELVAFALRSSQRSLNGATLDVNGGSYIR; from the coding sequence ATGACAACAACAACCCTTTCGGGCCAGACCGTCCTCGTCACCGGCGCTTCCGGCGGCATTGGTGCTGCGATCGTGCGGCGCCTGGCGGAGGAGGGCGCCCGTCCGATAATCCATTATGGCCGCGACCGGGCGGCCGCGGAGGCACTGCTGGCCAGTATTCCGGGCGAGGGGATGATCGTACAGGCAGACCTCTCCGCCGATGACGGCGCCTTCAACCTCTGGCGGGACGCCGAAGCTCGCGCCGGACGCATCCATGCGCTCGTCAACAATGCCGGCATCCGCACTGAGATTTCGATTGATGCCGAACCGGGTGCCTGGCGAGAGGCTTGGCAGAGGGAATTCCAGGTGAACTTCTTTGCTGCAGCCGATCTCTGCAAGGCGGCTCTGAAGCACTTCAGGGCTCAGGGCGGCGGGCGCATCATCAACATGGCGAGCCGGGCGGGGCAGCGCGGCTATGCGGCCGACGCCATGCCCTATGGCGCGACGAAGGCGGCGCTGGTCAATCTCACCAAATCGATTGCCCGCAGCTTCGGCGCCGATGGTGTCGTTGCCCTGGCGATCGCACCCGGCTGGGTTCAGACGGACATGGCTGAGGACTTCGTCGCGAAGTTCGGCAAGCAGGCGGCCGTCGCCGACATTCCGATCGGCGAAATGGCCCAGCCCTCGGAGATCGCGGAACTCGTCGCCTTCGCGCTCCGGTCTTCGCAGCGGTCGCTGAACGGCGCAACGCTCGACGTCAATGGCGGCAGCTACATTCGATAA
- a CDS encoding proline racemase family protein → MSWDRSLDLLQVHCQGEIGKVIVGGAPEIPGATMLDKMNHINMVDDSLRRFVTFEPRASVAMSVNLLLAPTRPDADAGFIVLQADRAHPMSGSNCICVVTALLESGRVEMREPETIVRLDTPAGLIVARATCREGRCLSVSLDNVPSFAELLDREIETRRWGRIKVDIAFGGVYYAIVDVDQVGSEIAPVNARYLADAGIELKSLLSEQVAVKHPVLTGIDEIAYVMFRGEAPDGAVRTCTTLKPGRVDRSPCGTGSSANLATLHTRGKLAAGDRRTSRSIIGGEFTAEAIGFTEVGGRPAVLPRITGRAWIYGREQLRISDEDPFRSGFALSDSWGPQVDALS, encoded by the coding sequence ATCAGTTGGGATCGCTCGCTCGATCTGCTTCAGGTCCACTGCCAGGGCGAGATCGGCAAGGTGATCGTCGGTGGCGCGCCGGAAATTCCCGGTGCGACCATGCTCGACAAGATGAACCACATCAACATGGTCGACGACAGCCTGCGCCGCTTCGTCACCTTCGAGCCGCGCGCCAGTGTGGCGATGTCTGTGAACCTGCTCCTCGCGCCAACGCGACCCGACGCGGATGCCGGCTTTATCGTGCTGCAGGCCGATCGTGCCCATCCGATGTCCGGCAGCAATTGCATTTGCGTCGTGACGGCGCTCCTCGAAAGCGGTCGCGTCGAGATGCGGGAGCCGGAAACGATCGTGCGGCTGGACACGCCGGCGGGGCTGATCGTTGCGCGCGCCACCTGCCGCGAAGGCCGGTGTCTATCCGTCAGCCTCGACAATGTGCCGAGTTTTGCCGAGTTGCTCGATCGGGAAATCGAGACGCGGCGCTGGGGCCGCATCAAGGTCGATATCGCCTTCGGTGGCGTTTATTACGCGATCGTCGACGTCGATCAGGTGGGTAGCGAGATTGCCCCGGTCAACGCCCGCTATCTGGCCGACGCCGGCATCGAATTGAAGTCCTTGTTGTCCGAACAGGTAGCGGTGAAGCACCCGGTGCTGACCGGCATCGACGAGATCGCCTATGTCATGTTTCGTGGCGAAGCGCCTGATGGAGCCGTGCGTACCTGTACGACGCTGAAACCCGGCCGTGTCGACCGATCGCCCTGCGGAACCGGCAGCTCGGCAAATCTCGCCACGCTTCATACCCGAGGAAAACTCGCGGCTGGCGATCGGCGAACGTCACGCTCGATCATCGGTGGCGAGTTCACCGCGGAGGCGATTGGCTTCACCGAGGTCGGCGGACGCCCCGCGGTGCTGCCGCGCATAACCGGACGGGCCTGGATCTATGGCCGTGAGCAGCTCCGCATTTCCGACGAGGACCCGTTCAGGAGCGGTTTTGCGCTTTCTGACAGTTGGGGTCCGCAGGTCGATGCTTTGAGTTGA
- a CDS encoding aldehyde dehydrogenase family protein produces the protein MRSELYIDGKWRPSSDGRTFDVVNPATEEVIHRIAAATAEDVDLAVKAARRAFDRDGWPKLSGAQRAKYLRAIAEGIRARQAEIARLEVIDNGKPFPEADWDVADAAGCFDFYAGLAEQLDNNPEEPIALPDARFTSKAVKEPIGVVGAIIPWNYPLLMAAWKVAPALAAGCTVVLKPAEVTSLTALELAAIADDVGLPAGVLNVVTGAGSVAGQAIIDHRQVDKLAFTGSGPVGSKIMAAAARDIKRISLELGGKSPFVVFDDADIDEAVEWIMFGIFWNQGQVCSATSRVLVQEGNYDRLLSRLVEETKKIRIGNGLEDGVLLGPLVSKRQHQQVVAAIEAAKAAGATVACGGKRPEGFETGYYLEPTVLTDVPLESDAWREEIFGPVVSIRTFSTEEEAIELANDSRFGLAAAVMSRDDRRAERVAAAFRAGIVWINCSQPTFTEAPWGGYKESGIGRELGRWGLDNYLETKQITRFATGEKWGWYIK, from the coding sequence ATGCGAAGCGAACTCTATATCGATGGCAAGTGGAGGCCGTCGTCCGATGGGCGGACCTTCGACGTCGTCAATCCGGCGACAGAGGAGGTGATCCACAGGATCGCCGCCGCAACGGCGGAAGATGTCGATCTCGCGGTCAAGGCGGCGCGCCGCGCCTTCGACAGGGATGGCTGGCCGAAACTCTCCGGAGCGCAGCGCGCCAAATATCTGCGCGCCATCGCCGAGGGTATTCGTGCCCGGCAGGCGGAGATCGCGCGTCTGGAAGTCATCGACAACGGCAAGCCGTTTCCGGAGGCCGATTGGGATGTTGCCGATGCAGCCGGCTGTTTCGACTTTTATGCCGGGCTTGCGGAGCAGCTCGATAATAATCCGGAGGAGCCGATCGCGCTCCCCGACGCGCGTTTCACGTCCAAAGCCGTCAAGGAGCCGATCGGCGTTGTCGGCGCCATCATCCCCTGGAACTACCCGCTGCTGATGGCCGCCTGGAAGGTGGCGCCGGCACTCGCTGCCGGCTGCACGGTGGTCTTGAAACCGGCCGAAGTGACGTCGCTGACGGCGCTGGAGCTTGCTGCGATCGCCGATGACGTTGGTCTTCCCGCTGGCGTCCTCAATGTCGTTACCGGAGCCGGCTCGGTCGCCGGCCAGGCGATCATCGACCACAGGCAGGTCGACAAGCTTGCCTTCACCGGTTCCGGCCCGGTCGGCTCGAAGATCATGGCGGCCGCAGCCCGCGACATCAAGCGCATCAGTCTTGAACTGGGCGGCAAGTCGCCCTTCGTCGTCTTCGATGACGCCGATATCGACGAGGCCGTCGAATGGATCATGTTCGGCATCTTCTGGAACCAGGGGCAGGTCTGCTCGGCGACCTCGCGTGTACTCGTGCAGGAGGGAAACTACGACCGTCTGCTCTCCCGTCTTGTCGAAGAAACGAAGAAGATCAGGATCGGCAATGGCCTTGAAGACGGCGTGCTTCTGGGACCTCTGGTCTCCAAGCGCCAACATCAGCAGGTCGTCGCGGCGATCGAGGCGGCGAAGGCGGCCGGTGCGACCGTCGCTTGCGGCGGCAAGCGGCCCGAGGGTTTCGAGACGGGCTACTATCTCGAGCCGACGGTGCTGACCGACGTTCCCTTGGAAAGCGATGCCTGGCGCGAGGAGATTTTTGGACCGGTCGTTTCTATCAGGACATTCTCGACCGAGGAGGAAGCGATCGAGCTTGCCAACGATTCCCGTTTCGGTCTCGCGGCCGCCGTCATGTCGCGAGACGACCGTCGCGCGGAGCGCGTGGCCGCCGCCTTCCGCGCCGGAATCGTCTGGATCAACTGCTCGCAGCCGACATTCACCGAGGCGCCCTGGGGCGGCTACAAGGAATCGGGCATCGGCCGCGAGCTGGGGCGCTGGGGTTTGGATAACTATCTCGAGACTAAGCAGATCACCCGCTTCGCCACCGGCGAAAAGTGGGGCTGGTACATCAAATGA
- a CDS encoding NAD(P)/FAD-dependent oxidoreductase — MSSIAVVGAGIIGTTIAYQLQRRGFSVTLIDRAAPGMGASFGNMASIAVTEFMPASRPGVWAQMPKWLLDPKGPVRIRPGYVPKLVPWFLRFLAASRPTKLRELEAAGAALCGRVHEDLDALLSETGLTSLLSAEGCLSLYADEAEFRADRDHIEILERFGFRHEILGANAIRDLEPALTTKIAKAVLFPDNRSIADPHRLVTALADRFQALGGAIETGEVVSFEEGEGGLSALRLADGRRLSADRFVLAAGAFTGRLSRLIDEPIPLETERGYHTQIMAPGISMRHSIIWPARAFMVTPTAGGIRVGGTVEMAGLDAPPDYRRAKVLVKRAKEALPDLRAEHASEWMGHRPALPDTVPVIGPSAKRRNVFYATGHGHLGLTYAATTARLIADLMTGMTPPVELKPYRVDRF; from the coding sequence TTGTCATCCATCGCTGTCGTTGGCGCCGGCATCATCGGCACGACCATCGCCTACCAGCTTCAGCGCCGCGGCTTCTCCGTGACGCTGATCGACCGCGCTGCTCCGGGCATGGGAGCCTCCTTCGGCAATATGGCGAGCATTGCCGTGACCGAGTTCATGCCGGCTTCGCGTCCCGGTGTCTGGGCACAGATGCCGAAATGGCTGCTCGATCCGAAGGGGCCGGTGCGCATTCGGCCAGGCTACGTGCCGAAGCTTGTGCCGTGGTTCCTGCGTTTCCTCGCCGCCAGCCGGCCGACGAAGCTGCGGGAGCTGGAGGCAGCGGGCGCCGCGCTCTGCGGCCGGGTTCATGAGGATCTCGACGCACTTTTGAGCGAGACGGGGCTCACGTCCCTCTTGAGCGCCGAAGGTTGCCTCAGCCTTTATGCCGACGAGGCCGAGTTTCGCGCGGACCGGGACCATATCGAAATCCTCGAACGCTTTGGCTTCCGTCACGAGATTCTCGGGGCCAATGCCATCCGCGATCTCGAGCCGGCCCTGACGACGAAAATCGCCAAGGCGGTGCTGTTTCCCGACAACCGTTCGATAGCCGATCCCCATCGGTTGGTGACGGCCCTGGCTGATCGGTTCCAGGCGCTCGGCGGTGCCATCGAGACCGGCGAAGTCGTCTCCTTCGAGGAAGGCGAGGGCGGTCTATCGGCGTTGAGGCTAGCGGACGGTCGCAGGCTGTCGGCCGATCGTTTCGTGCTGGCGGCAGGCGCCTTCACCGGTCGCCTGTCGCGCCTGATCGACGAGCCGATCCCGCTTGAGACCGAGCGCGGCTACCACACCCAGATCATGGCGCCGGGCATCTCCATGCGCCATTCGATCATCTGGCCGGCCCGCGCCTTCATGGTCACGCCGACGGCGGGCGGCATTCGCGTCGGCGGTACTGTGGAGATGGCCGGCCTGGACGCGCCGCCGGATTATCGTCGCGCGAAAGTGCTGGTGAAGCGGGCGAAGGAAGCGCTGCCCGATCTCAGGGCCGAACATGCGAGCGAATGGATGGGCCACCGACCCGCCCTGCCGGATACGGTGCCGGTCATCGGCCCCTCCGCCAAACGCAGGAACGTCTTCTACGCCACCGGTCACGGCCATCTCGGGCTCACCTATGCGGCCACGACCGCTCGCCTGATCGCCGATCTCATGACGGGCATGACGCCCCCCGTCGAACTCAAACCCTATCGCGTCGATCGCTTCTAG